One window of Phycisphaeraceae bacterium genomic DNA carries:
- the rpmB gene encoding 50S ribosomal protein L28, producing MPRVCKFTGRKTTTGHTYTTRGKAKYLGGVGTKITGKTKRTFKPNIQSVPAVVDGSLQRVKVSTKAIRMGLVTKPLKRKYAYRPATASQPAAE from the coding sequence ATGCCACGCGTTTGCAAATTCACCGGACGTAAGACCACCACCGGCCACACGTACACCACGCGCGGTAAAGCCAAATACCTCGGCGGTGTCGGCACCAAAATTACCGGCAAGACCAAGCGTACTTTTAAGCCGAATATCCAGTCCGTTCCCGCGGTTGTGGATGGTTCCCTTCAACGGGTCAAGGTCTCGACTAAAGCCATCCGTATGGGGCTGGTCACCAAGCCGCTGAAGCGGAAGTATGCATACAGACCTGCGACCGCGAGTCAGCCCGCAGCCGAGTAG
- a CDS encoding methionyl-tRNA formyltransferase — protein MKLVFLGSGEFGLPTLQRLAGRHEIAAVVTQPDRPAGRQRKLTPTPIASWAQAIGLRVYKEENVNTEAFVEMIRELQPDASVVIAFGQKLGEPLVAALGGLAVNLHASLLPKFRGAAPINWAILAGEKQTGVSVISLAQRMDAGVVYATASTPIDPLETAGELHDRLSVMGPDVIEKVLSDFIRGQLQGQPQDESLASRAAKFSKADGYVDFHATADEVRRRVHGLTPWPGVQMTWVQKDQRLQPLSILRVAAEPGRYDGEPGVILEHQRVAVADGSVRLLEVQVPGSRAMTIEEFIRGRPMRPGEHLVK, from the coding sequence ATGAAACTTGTGTTCCTTGGTTCAGGTGAGTTTGGCCTGCCGACGCTTCAACGTCTGGCGGGGCGACATGAAATTGCTGCGGTGGTGACTCAACCGGATCGTCCCGCGGGTCGGCAGAGAAAGTTGACCCCGACACCCATTGCTTCTTGGGCGCAAGCCATCGGTCTGCGTGTCTATAAGGAGGAGAACGTCAATACAGAAGCGTTTGTGGAGATGATCCGCGAGTTGCAGCCGGATGCTTCCGTGGTCATTGCTTTTGGGCAGAAGCTTGGCGAGCCGCTCGTCGCAGCCCTGGGCGGGTTGGCAGTCAATCTCCACGCTTCGCTGCTGCCGAAATTCCGTGGAGCCGCTCCGATTAACTGGGCAATACTTGCCGGCGAGAAGCAAACCGGTGTATCCGTGATTTCACTTGCGCAACGCATGGATGCGGGAGTGGTTTACGCCACTGCCTCTACGCCGATTGATCCGCTGGAGACGGCAGGCGAACTGCACGACCGTCTCTCTGTCATGGGCCCCGATGTGATCGAAAAAGTGCTGAGCGATTTTATCCGTGGCCAGCTTCAGGGGCAGCCGCAGGATGAGTCATTAGCCAGCCGTGCTGCGAAGTTTTCCAAGGCGGATGGATATGTGGATTTTCATGCAACAGCCGATGAGGTCCGTCGTCGTGTGCATGGATTGACGCCTTGGCCCGGTGTGCAGATGACGTGGGTGCAAAAAGATCAGCGTCTGCAACCGTTATCAATACTGCGTGTGGCTGCAGAGCCTGGCCGCTATGACGGCGAGCCGGGGGTAATACTGGAGCATCAGCGGGTCGCCGTTGCCGACGGTTCGGTGCGTTTGCTGGAGGTACAGGTTCCCGGCAGTCGGGCCATGACGATTGAGGAGTTTATTCGCGGCAGACCTATGCGGCCTGGCGAGCACCTAGTTAAATAG
- the def gene encoding peptide deformylase: protein MSVDPGKLRIVTYPARVLRTRSQPVAAISDEVRSVASRMIELMHEAPGVGLAAPQVGLSWRMFVAVGPGETREERQDFVFINPVLSNPSRETEDFEEGCLSLPQIHATIRRPKAITVTAQDLMGNTFTLTSEELQARIWQHETDHLDGLLILDRMSPMDKLANQRVVRELEARSKQ from the coding sequence ATGTCAGTTGACCCCGGAAAACTTCGGATCGTCACCTATCCCGCCCGTGTGCTGCGGACGCGCTCTCAGCCCGTTGCAGCCATCAGTGACGAAGTCCGTTCGGTGGCAAGTCGTATGATCGAATTGATGCACGAGGCCCCTGGCGTTGGGCTGGCGGCACCACAGGTCGGACTGAGCTGGCGCATGTTCGTGGCGGTCGGCCCCGGTGAGACTAGGGAAGAACGTCAGGATTTTGTCTTCATCAATCCCGTCCTCTCCAACCCAAGTCGTGAAACCGAGGATTTCGAGGAAGGCTGTCTGAGCCTGCCGCAGATCCACGCGACGATCCGGCGCCCCAAGGCCATCACCGTAACCGCGCAAGATCTGATGGGAAATACATTCACGCTGACGAGTGAGGAGCTCCAGGCTCGCATCTGGCAACACGAGACCGATCACCTCGACGGCTTGTTGATCCTCGACCGCATGAGCCCCATGGATAAGCTTGCTAACCAGCGAGTGGTGCGCGAGCTTGAAGCGAGATCCAAGCAGTGA